The genome window TACACTGTGGCAAGAACTTCAACATTACCATTCTGAAGCTGCTGCTGTGTGGGGGCTTGGGCCGGCTGAGCCTGCTGTGATGGAGGGGCTGGTGCTGTTTCAGCGTGTTGAGACTGATAGGGTCGGGCCTGGTTCGGAATGACTGGaaagcaacaaaaaacatttatatatacgtacatatattgATTTCACTTAACTCAAATCTCACAAGGTGAGAATGGACATATGTATTTTACAGATGACACTGAAATAAGTAAAACAtgtggaatgtttttttcctctttgcaaCTTAAAGGACAATAGTGATTATATTAGGTTCAATAAATtacctttatttaaaaaaaaaaggaaaactcaAAATATCTGAGTTGAGCATCAATTTATGAAAATAGCCTTCATATTTCCACACAAACCTCGACTGTCCCTGGATGGAGTGTCGATCTTTGAAGGTGCTATCGTTCCACGGTTCTGCAAAATGATGCCAGAATTTGAGTGCGATCAGCAGATTTTCAATCAACGTACTATATTTgagttgaaaataaatgttgtttcatttttttcattcttttatttgATCCCtagtttaatattttaatgaagTACCTAGGAGTCAAACAGTTAAAACAAGATTATTGCTAATTAGAGCATAGGTCTGTTTTAATCACATCGATCACAACATACTATGCATCTTTTGTACACATTCAGCATTATAACATTACATATGTTCATGCATGCTAAAGCAAATATCTCAAAATATATAGGATGCTAATGACTTTTATctgatttttcatttaaatacaaCTCACTTTTGCTATTTTATTAACCTTCACACCAGTATTTGGAAGGGGGGTCTCTGGACTCCGGATAAGCTCTTCTTCTGGACCCACATCAGGGTTAAGTGCAAATATACTCTCCAAATCAATCTGCATGATAACAGGAGAATATATGAGTCATTTTGACATAAGCCTGAGTGTTAAACGCAGTTCATTGTTATGCATCACTGCATAACCAGCACAACAAAGATGCAAAGGCCAAAGTTGCCTATATAGTAAGTGTGCCTGCCCTCTTGCATTGTATGTTATGCAGGACTGTTATACAATCATCCAAACTTATGTCTTCTCATGAATTATTCAGTGGCTTGATGAGCGATGAATTGTTGTGTACCTCTTTCCCTTTTGTATCTCCATTCTCTATCCACTCAACGGTAACACTTTCGTTGTCCTCATTCAGGGATGTCACCATCGCCTCATGTATGCGACCTGTTTCAGAATGAAAAACAAGAACCAGAAGATTGAAAGCTGAAAGAGATCTCATTCTGAGCACACCCATGATactgttttaaaattaaaaaaataataaactcgAGGAATAATTAGGGCCATATTCGTCCATTCACGCGTTAGTTACATTGTTCACTTAGCTTGTGCACTATAGGTTCTAAAATTCTCCCAGAGTCCTGACACACCCAATGTGCGTAAACCGGTGCATGCAATAAACCAAGAGGTGTGCCTCATTTAACTCTGACAATAGTTGTAATTGTGAGTTATACTAATTTGCCCCTCCATTTTCAAATCTAGTTGGAAGTCCACGCTTTCTAAATGTGACAGTAACAATAACAAGTACAAAGCTGTTTATGAAAAGAACATTCTCAATGCATCGAAAATTCCACTGACGGCATTCTTTTTACAGTTTATCTTCATGAGAACAATTTTCattagtctaaaaaaaaatctccacctGCCTACATACATGCAAATACCGGTCACACTAGTTAATACTGTTCCCTGTCATTCATAGGAAATTCTGTTACCAGCTGAATCCGCATTAGTGTCTTTTAGATAACTAACATGCATATGTTTTACTTGTCTTCCGAATGGATATTTTGTGTGTGCAGCAAAATCTTGAGGGAATGGTGTCAAccctattcattttgcatcatgaACTAGAAATGATTGTCAGAGAGAGCCTTTGACCTaacaaatattttgtatattaatGGGGACAATATTCAAGGGGTCCTGAAAACTTTCCGTGCATACGATTCTaaagaatttacaaaaaaagtgcaaGCTGGTGccgaactgaaaaaaaattatatgtttGAGAAATTATAGTGGAAAAGAAGACTACAACTttacttttttcatttgtacTCCCAAGAGTTCATTGCTAATAACACACCGTGGTCCGTCAGATTCACAGTAGTTAATCTGAAAGAATCATTTGTGTCCACTGTGTCCTACTTTATACAAAAAACAAGCTGATAATTTGCAGTGGCTAACGGTCTTAAAAGTAGCGGGTGCGCCAAAAGTCAGAGGAACGAAAAGTCCCTAAAGCATCAATAACAGTTCAACGGCCACataatgaataattttaaaaaactcagGTTGAAAAATGACCTCGCTTATAATCACTTAACACACAACACACTCGATTGTTATTATGAGATAGAGTATAATATACTAGTCATTAATATGGTTTTAAGCAGATCTCTATTCCAGGTACCTATGACGATCACAAAAAAGCATAGGGAGGGATGTCAGAATTAAGGATTTTGCCTTAAACAGATGGGGTGGTGGCCTGAATCTGGCGAGGATCTGCGTGCATCTCACCATCTTCCCCCTGCTGAGAGGGAAATCCCTGCTCGGATGGCAGAATGGCGAGCTGAAGACTGCACTAACTGAAATACCGAGGGGGCCTGCGCACCACGCCTGTCACACTTAAACCCCTGGAAGGACCGACTACAAATGTGTAATTGTACTAAAGAACACCCACCACGTAGATGGTTTTAGACTGATTCCATGAGCAAAAATCAGAGCCAACACTTTTGGGTAACCCAAAGAATCTATTGTATTGGCCCTTTTTGCTTCACATCTCCCTCACAAGTCACACAAAAATTCTGAAGTGAAGTGTAATGCAGAAATTCAAATAAATGCTTACCCTTCGTACATAAAATGAAACATCAAGggtttaattaatttgttttaagcAATACAGTGGGCAGAATAAAATGTTCATGAGTTATACTGAATGTGGGCCAATATGCATTGCATCAAGCATAACATGAAAGGTTAAGGACAAATAGCCAAAGGATAAAGAGCATAATGAACACGAATTTAAGAGCAGAGTATTCCTTTAATACCATTGCACGTTATATCACCATGTTGTTGTGGACATCCCGAGGTATCCATAGCAACTACCATTTACAAGGTCGACCACCCGCCATTATCATTTGTGCCAAGAAAACCATTTGAAAAAACACCTAGAACGTTTGCATTTGTCATCCGGTTAAAAACTTGACAAGATGACACATACATGGCACCCTGTTTAGGATCTGCCATAAGAAGCCGGTTACGTTAGCATTAGCCATTAAGCTAATCCCTATTTAATGCTCATCAATGAATCGCTCCAAGTTAGTCTGGGAACAGGCAACTACTTGAATGCAAAGACTTTGAAAATGCACGTTTtggaaatgtaaaattcaaattGTGCGATCTATGAGCATTGGGCTTTTTGTTGCGATTCAAAGCAAAATGGGGACGCCGGTTGATCATGAGATGAATCCAAATATAGAATGAATGAGCCTTGTGTTGAGAGGATGAAATATTGAGTGAGATTGCCACTTCCCCGCCAGTTAAAATTCAACATTGCCAACTATAAAAGACCCATCGCTGCATTCAACAGCACCACAGCAACAAAGCTCCCCAAACAACTTGGGCGAGCCGCGAGACGCTCAAACTGCGACGGAACGTAGACAAGAGCGGCTCGCCCTAAACTTACCGTCACTGCGTTTAATTTCCACATACGTGCCGACGTCGATCTTCCCAAATGCCACCGCCATTCTACATTCCCTGTACAAGTAAACAAATAAAGACTAAAGATCTGCAAGCGAGGTGGGGGGAAGGATCCTTTCGGTTAATGGTAGGAATTGTGAGGAGCCTGCCCGCAAAAGCTCCAGCTCACAGGCCAGTTCCGGTGCAGCGTGGGTCCACTTCCTGTCAGAAACCGGAAGTAAACAAAGCGCTCGTTGTTCTGGTTGGTTGGTGATGCCGACCGCACCGCGACGGTGAGTGACTGATGTGATTTTTCGAAAGCACCGACAGTACTTTGTAAAAATGACGCCGATGATAGACTGTTTCATCACTTTGATACACTTCTCGTTGTTTCAGAGCGAGTTACGATTTTTTGCAGGCGTCATGTGCCGTTTTTATTCTAGTTATCTTTTATTGTGTCGTTAAAGCCACCCGACATCATGCACTGTAGTACCTCTGTTTTCGAATTTACCTCATTTTGTAAGAGGTGAGAATTATCAGTCGAATATGTTCagtatgttttacatttttaaacccATTACCACTGACGATACACGTCcacttgatttaaaatgggaggactggctgtgaaagCTCATCTTTCAAGAGgtctctcccagtccaaatggattggacgtctataatgGCAGCCAGCGAGTTTAATTATTATAgtcattatacatttttttctatccGCGATGAACACCTCAAATTATTTAGATAAActgtcaataaatcaatgcaaatGTGGATTACAgttattatttaaaatgttgattAATGCTATTGATATTGATTTTACAACATTTTTTGAAACTTCATTGGATGAAAAATGAGAGGTATTTATGCATTTGCCACATGTTGCTTAAAAAGCCAGGACATCGTAGCATCGAAAGGTGTTTGGGCATTTTAGGACTTCTGGTCCATAGTTATGACAAcataaatagtgtttttttttactaataagTGTGACAACATAAAATAGTGCTTCTTATTGCTGACTATTGGTGTAGAAATTAGGCCAATCGACCTTGAATCACCGAAAATGCAAAACCTTGACCAAAATCCCTGCCTTTTTGagctgttgtgttttttttttaacctttgtaactgatgtgtgctttttttgttgcagaTGCAACATTCAGTTCTTCAAGCAAGTGAAAACGATACAATGAAGTggggcacaaaaaaaaaatataatactgGGTATCACCTGTTTCACTATTGTAAGTGATTTGTTTGTGAACATTCTATGTATTGTCTTGAAAAGTATGTAcagtttaaatatatttagtgTTTCAAATTaaacagggcggcccggtgaggcgagtggttaacgcgtgggccccacagctctggggtcctgggttcaaatccaggtcacgtccacctgtgtggagtttgcatgtgcctgcgtgggtttcctccgggtactccggtttccccccacattccaaaaacatgcatggtaggctgattggacactctaaattgcccctaggtatggccgagtgtgcatggttgtccgtctcctggccaccgattcggggtgtcccccggttctgccccggagacagctgggattggctccagtaccccctgcaaccctagtgaggataaagcggttcagaaaatgagatgagatgagaaattaaacattgcagttttctttACTGTCTTCGAATAACAGATTATGCAACAATCCAACAGGTTTTATTATACGGTATATGATGAATCCtctaagtaataataaaaaaataattctttgaAAACATTTACTTACAGTCAAGTCATTTGTGAAAAGTTATTTGCACTACAGTTGTCTTTGTTGTTATGACAGGTTACAAGCAAGCATAGGTTATTATGCTTTTATACAGCCTCAGGAGTACAACCCACACATAACTATAGCTGAAATGTTTACACGTGTATCCAATTTTAGTTAGTATCCTTGCCAAAAAGAatatgaaaaatgaagaaagcACGTGTTCTAAAGAAACCCCAGCAATCTCATTATTTAAAGAAATGTAAGATGCTTGAGTAAGTTTTCTCGTAAATGCTTACACTGCCATGCTTTTTTCAGAGGTAGCTTTTCTCCACATTTTTTGAGAAGATACACGCAAGCTGTTTACACTTGACAAAACACATCAACAGATATGTGTCAATTAACCCCACTTATTACTATCACAGCTGACCTCCCCCCACCAATCTGAAGGCTCCAGATCCTTCTCTTTCCAGAAGCTACTAGTTTACTCCGTGGGCCCTCCAGCTGTCACCTCACACACATCCCCACCCCCTCCACCCTCACCACTTGCATCAGGCATTTGCTAGTGAGTTCTCAGCTGTCTGTACCCTAAATAACCCTTATCAGGCGTAGACCATCATGGCGAGTGGGGTTGCTTATGTCAGACGCACATTTACACAaatataattttccttaaaGTATTACCTGTACCCTGCTGAAATATCTTCTATGACACAAGTCATCTTAGGTATAGCGAACTATTTAAATAaaggtttttattgttttctcaGGGGAACTTGTGTCTTCTTGTGGGCCCCCCTCATCTGTCATTAAAGGTCCACCGTGACTTGTCCCGCCTCATCGTGACGACAAATATAATTGGGGGTTGCAGTGGAGGAGGTTAGAAATACCCATTGACAATCTCATCCGACTGAAGTTCTGGGACATTGATTGGGAGAAATATTGATTTCAAAGAAGAACAAGGTAAAGGGCATTGGAGAAGCTTCGTCCagttatttaattatttgttaTGTTTGCGGGCGGGTAGGTTTTGAAGCTTTTGGGGGCCATACATACATTAAGAGAAGGAGATCGTGGTTGCAGGGGGTGTGCAACTGCACATCTCTGTCCATTGGGAAAGCATTTGTTACACTGCTCAGGCACCATGCCCAAAAAAGGCTTGCAGGGAGACATTTAAAGTTGCAGATAGTATGTGTATGAGATAGCATGTGCTATAACTGCATGCTGTCAAAGATTCAGTTCAACAAGACACCGATTACAAACAAGGGTGAGATTTAGCGCAGTTCAAAAAATATGGAATTAATGTATTCAGTCACCTTTTGGAGCTATTGTTCTGATAGATGGCTTGCCTAATGAATTTTTGCAAGATAATTGTATTATATCCTTTAAACCTTTCTAACAGATGGGAGACCAAATCCAGTTGAAAGATGAGGGAAACAAACATTTCCAAGCAGGAGATATTGACAAGGCTATTCAGTCTTATACTAAAGCAATCAGTGTTTGTCAAGACAAGAAGGTCCTGGCTGTTATTTACAGAAACAGAGCTGCATGCTATCTGAAAAAGGtaagaaatgttttttcttcttctaaaattaacattctctgcctgtgtggatttttagTTTGGAGCACCAGTTTCTGCCCACATTTATAAATGCATAGTAGGTTAATTgaagactatatatatatatatatatatatatatatatatatatatatatatatatatatatatatatatatatatatatatatatatatatatatatatatatgcggtAAATGTAAGCATGAATCGCTATTTTTCTATTTGTGCCGTGCTATTGGCTATAGACCAGAGATTTTTGGGTATAGGCTCCAATGCACTGGAGTGGGGATATGTGGTACGGAGAATAGATGGagtatttgcaaaaaaagtaacaaaatggattgtttttatttcaaaggaAGTGTATTCCAATGCAGCCTCCGATGCATCCAAAGGTACCAAATAGTAAGACACAATTGAATATTAATTATAACACAAATAGTAAACCTTTGTGTTTTGTTCACCTTATACAGCTATTGACGTAGATGCCGCTGACATCAAAGCCTTATACAGACGCTGCCAAGCTCTGGAAAAGCTTGGAAAACTTGATATGGCCTTCAAAGATGCACAAAGATGTGCGACCATTGAACCAAAGAACAAAACGTTTCTGGAGGCTCTTCGCAGGCTGGGGGAAGAAATCCAGACTAAGGTCAGTTTTGAATGAACCAAACCCAGTTAGCAATGCCATCAGAATACATAAGCAACATGAACATTAACAATTTGTACTTGGGGGCATGCGAAAAATATTAACATCACTTGCCCAAGTATATGTTGAGACATCCTCAGAGATTAATTTATTCCTGTTTTCATTCCAGCTCAAAACAACATTCTCCACAGATTCAAGGGTACAGAACATGTTTGATATTCTTCTGGATGATGATATGGAGAAGGACAAGAAAGAAAAggtgcattttctttttacctAACATTGAAAGCTCAACTCATTACAACCTTTCCTGAGAATCTATCCATTCCACTGCACAGCAAATTACACTTACAATACTAAATCTATATTTTTGTGTATATGTAGGCTGCCAACAACCTGATTGTGCTATCCAGAGATGATGCCGGATCAGAGAGAATCTTCCAGAATAATGGTGTCCCTCTCCTCCTCAACATGATCGAGACAGGAAAATCTGAGATGATCCTCGCTGCTATTCGCACTCTTTCGGGAATGTGCACAGGACATAAAGCTCGGGTGGGACTTGAATATAGATGAAAAGGATTGTGCTGATGAGCACGCACCCATTTATCCTGTCAGTCTGGGAATAAAATCTCTTAAATAAGTACATTTCTTTTCACAATGTTCTCTGCAGGCAATGGCCATTATTCACATGGTGGCCATTGATAAGTTGTGCAGTATAATGGCATTTGACAATGAGGAGATTGCACTGGCAACATGCAATCTCTTCCAATGCATCAACGATTCCCTCACAGGCGGGGATAAAAGAGAATATGGGAAAGAGGAGTCATTGGTTTTAGGTGAGACTTGTTTTTTATCTTTAATTGTTAGTAAAAGAAGGTAATGTAGAAAATAGTCACCCTTGCTATTTATCACTATTAAGAGACTTGGGTTTAAATTTGTAAGGGTGCTTTGCAAATGTTATCCCTAATGTCCATCATAGACACTGCTAAAGACTTGAAGACTATTCTCCTGTCTTTACTGGAGATGGTTGGCAGTAAAAAGGTGTCTGGCCATGGCCGAGACCAGGCGTTGAATCTCCTGAGCAAGAACGTCCCtcgcaaaggaaaaaaagagcaagaCAACTCAAGGACTCTCTTTACTATTGATCATGGtgagacaaaaataataataatttgagaaCCACAAAAGAGGCATAACTTATTTAACAACCCATTCATTGTACAGGTCTCAAGAAGATTCTCAAGGTGTGTGGTCAGGTTCCTGAACTTCCTGACCAGTTGCCCTTGACTGAGAACACCCAGCTAATTGCCAGCGTGCTACTCAACCGACTCTATGATGATCTCACGTGTGACCCGGAGAGAAACAACTACAGGGATATATGTGATGAGTACATCAAGTATGTCCATTTCTCCTTTCTGATGAATTCCAGACCAGCTAGTTTATATTTTCCAACCACTACTAACATCCCCATCATTTCCGCAGATCCAAAATCGATCCTAACGACATGGATAAAACAATTCACGCCATCAACGTGGTTTCGGGGCTGCTGCAAGGTCCATTTGATGTTGGGAACGCCTTGGTCGGAAGGCAAGGCATCATGGAAATGATGGTGGCGCTGTGTGGCTCTGAACGTGAGGTGGACCAGATGGTGGCAGTGGAGGCGCTCATCCATGCCTCGACAAAGATGAGCCGCGCCAGTTTCATCATCACCAATGGTGTGTCTTTACTTAAAGACATCTACAAGAAGACCAAAAATGAGAAGATTAAGATACGTTCGCTGGTGGTGAGTGTACCTTGGATTAAGAGTAGAAGTTTGTGTCCAGGAATATCATCTAGAAATAACAATGCCATCATTTTAGGTATAAAATTCAATCCCAGTTTTGCAATTTGTCACTGATTCTCCTCTACAGGGTCTCTGCAAACTCGGCTCAGCAGGAGGTGATGATTACAGTTTAAGACAGTTTGCTGAAGGCTCCACTGAGAAGTTAGCCAAGCAGTGCAGAAAGTGAGAGTTCAGCATGTCAAAGTTATGAAAGCCAATTCTTTTGAgatttcatttggatttttttttcttactacaTAGTGGCGTTCTTGTTGTCAATCTAGTTTTAGCTCAAAAGTTCAACCAAAGTATCTAACATTCCAGTTGTATTTAAATACTAACTGCtctttgtttacttttgtaGATGGCTCTGCAATCCTATGATTGATGCCAAAACAAGGAAGTGGGCTGTTGAAGGTTTGGCTTACCTAACTAATGATGCTGATGTGAAAGATGACTTTGTTGAGGACGAGCAAGCATTGAAAGCCATGTTTGAACTAGCCAAGGTGAAAATGACTCAAGTGAAAACTTGAATAAATTGCTTATCCAGTTCAACACCACAAATGGAATAACTTCCTTTTTTATTATCTCAGTCTAAAGATAAAACCATTATATACGCAGTGGCGTGCACATTGGTAAACTGCACCAACACCTATGAAAAGAAAGAGATTATCCCTGAGCTGGTACAGTTGGCTAAATTCTCAAAACAACAC of Stigmatopora argus isolate UIUO_Sarg chromosome 5, RoL_Sarg_1.0, whole genome shotgun sequence contains these proteins:
- the unc45b gene encoding protein unc-45 homolog B, whose translation is MGDQIQLKDEGNKHFQAGDIDKAIQSYTKAISVCQDKKVLAVIYRNRAACYLKKEVYSNAASDASKAIDVDAADIKALYRRCQALEKLGKLDMAFKDAQRCATIEPKNKTFLEALRRLGEEIQTKLKTTFSTDSRVQNMFDILLDDDMEKDKKEKAANNLIVLSRDDAGSERIFQNNGVPLLLNMIETGKSEMILAAIRTLSGMCTGHKARAMAIIHMVAIDKLCSIMAFDNEEIALATCNLFQCINDSLTGGDKREYGKEESLVLDTAKDLKTILLSLLEMVGSKKVSGHGRDQALNLLSKNVPRKGKKEQDNSRTLFTIDHGLKKILKVCGQVPELPDQLPLTENTQLIASVLLNRLYDDLTCDPERNNYRDICDEYIKSKIDPNDMDKTIHAINVVSGLLQGPFDVGNALVGRQGIMEMMVALCGSEREVDQMVAVEALIHASTKMSRASFIITNGVSLLKDIYKKTKNEKIKIRSLVGLCKLGSAGGDDYSLRQFAEGSTEKLAKQCRKWLCNPMIDAKTRKWAVEGLAYLTNDADVKDDFVEDEQALKAMFELAKSKDKTIIYAVACTLVNCTNTYEKKEIIPELVQLAKFSKQHVPEQHPKDKKDFIEKRVKRLLKAGVTSALAVMVKADNSILTDQTKEMLSRVFLALSEDPKDRGTLVAHGGGKALIPLALEGTEAGKVKASHALARIAAISNPEIAFPGERVYEVVRPLVNLLHTDRDGIQNFEALRGLTNFAGFSEKLRIKIVKENALPDIESYMFEEHEQIRQSAAECMCNLVTCKEVQERYLEEGNDKLKLLVLLSGEDDEKLQIAAAGALAMLTAAQKKLCTRMTLVTVQWLEILQRLCLHTNTMIQHRGLVTVYNMLNSGDNELAKKLIESELLEIMSVIGKAADNPTRQDVIDAARSCLVKAMDLGLIKPFSTPS